A window of Rhizobium acidisoli contains these coding sequences:
- a CDS encoding BA14K family protein, translated as MNRLAKTLLLTATAAALTLSAIGEASARDRHWRHHDNNDALVGGAVGLATGLIVGSAIANANNGPVYDEPRYIDPPYEPGYYEPAPVYRAPRRVYVEQPQYVEQPRYYAPVRAAVEPWSPQWERYCSYRYRSFDPRSGTYIGSDGRSHFCTAG; from the coding sequence ATGAACAGGCTCGCCAAAACTCTTCTGCTGACGGCAACGGCTGCTGCGCTTACCCTTTCTGCCATCGGCGAGGCATCGGCCCGCGACCGCCATTGGCGCCATCATGACAACAACGACGCGCTCGTCGGCGGCGCAGTCGGCCTTGCCACCGGCCTGATCGTCGGCTCGGCCATCGCCAATGCCAATAACGGCCCTGTTTACGACGAGCCTCGCTACATCGACCCGCCCTACGAACCCGGATATTATGAGCCGGCTCCGGTCTATCGCGCCCCGCGCCGCGTCTATGTCGAGCAGCCGCAATATGTCGAACAGCCGCGCTACTATGCGCCGGTCCGCGCGGCAGTGGAGCCCTGGTCGCCACAATGGGAGCGTTACTGCTCCTATCGCTACCGCTCCTTCGATCCGCGCAGCGGCACCTATATCGGCAGTGACGGCCGCAGCCACTTCTGCACCGCCGGCTGA
- a CDS encoding PQQ-dependent sugar dehydrogenase, with translation MRISAFHFAAALVLLGAASADAAETVNTQDLAIRVDKLADGLEHPWAVEVLPDGAYLVTERPGRMRIIRDGKVSSPIDGVPKVSARGQGGLMDVALAPDFATSRKLYFTAAIANGQGSGTEAFSATLSADEKALNAVTPVFTMQRFTSGNIQYGSRIAIAHDGSLFISVGDRGDRDRSQDWRDDAGSIIHVNADGSVPADNPFKDGGKALPEIWSKGHRNPQGITFDSKDGKLYTVEHGARGGDEINQPEAGKNYGWPIITYGRDYSGAEIGEGTAKKGLEQPLHYWDPSIAPGALAVYRGAMFPEWDGNFIVAALKFQLLSRMQRDESGAFVAEERLFEGEYGRIRDVIIAPDGALLMVTDVDNGALFRVSRAEANNG, from the coding sequence ATGAGAATATCCGCCTTTCATTTCGCCGCAGCGCTGGTTCTGCTCGGCGCCGCATCCGCCGATGCGGCCGAGACCGTCAATACGCAGGATCTTGCGATCCGTGTCGACAAGCTCGCTGACGGCCTCGAACATCCCTGGGCGGTCGAGGTGTTGCCCGATGGCGCCTACCTCGTCACCGAGCGGCCGGGCCGCATGCGCATCATCCGCGACGGCAAGGTCTCCAGCCCGATCGACGGCGTGCCCAAGGTCAGCGCCCGTGGCCAGGGCGGCCTGATGGATGTGGCGCTGGCTCCGGACTTTGCGACGTCGAGAAAGCTCTATTTCACCGCCGCCATCGCCAATGGACAGGGTTCCGGCACCGAGGCCTTCAGCGCCACGCTTTCCGCCGACGAAAAGGCTCTCAATGCCGTGACGCCTGTATTCACCATGCAGCGCTTCACCTCTGGCAATATCCAGTACGGCTCGCGCATCGCCATTGCGCATGATGGTTCGCTGTTCATCAGCGTCGGCGACCGCGGCGACCGCGACCGCTCGCAGGACTGGCGGGACGATGCCGGCTCGATCATCCACGTCAATGCCGATGGCAGCGTCCCGGCCGACAATCCGTTCAAGGACGGCGGCAAAGCGCTGCCGGAAATCTGGTCGAAAGGCCACCGCAACCCACAGGGTATCACCTTCGATAGCAAGGACGGCAAGCTTTATACCGTCGAGCACGGCGCCCGCGGCGGCGACGAGATCAATCAGCCCGAGGCGGGCAAGAATTACGGCTGGCCGATCATCACCTACGGCCGCGATTATTCCGGCGCCGAGATCGGAGAAGGCACAGCGAAGAAGGGACTGGAACAGCCGCTGCATTACTGGGATCCGTCGATTGCGCCCGGTGCGCTCGCTGTCTATCGCGGCGCGATGTTTCCGGAATGGGACGGCAATTTCATCGTCGCGGCGCTGAAGTTCCAGCTGCTATCGCGCATGCAGCGCGACGAAAGCGGCGCCTTCGTCGCCGAGGAGCGGCTGTTCGAGGGAGAATACGGCCGCATTCGCGATGTCATCATCGCGCCCGACGGCGCACTGCTGATGGTGACCGACGTGGATAACGGCGCGCTGTTCAGGGTTTCACGCGCTGAGGCCAATAACGGCTGA
- a CDS encoding cold-shock protein has protein sequence MAETGTVKFFNTDKGFGFIKPDRGGADIFVHISAVQASGLAGLTENQKVSFDTEPDRRGKGPKAVNLQIAG, from the coding sequence ATGGCAGAGACTGGCACTGTAAAATTCTTCAATACCGACAAAGGCTTCGGCTTCATCAAGCCGGACCGGGGCGGCGCCGATATCTTCGTTCACATTTCTGCCGTTCAAGCCTCCGGGCTGGCCGGCCTGACGGAAAATCAGAAGGTAAGCTTCGACACGGAGCCGGATCGCCGCGGCAAGGGCCCAAAGGCCGTCAATCTGCAGATTGCGGGCTGA
- a CDS encoding DMT family transporter codes for MTRAQANLLLLFAAAIWGGGFVAQSTAMKAIGPFWFIALRFAVATLAVLPFVLLEARKAKAKTSARHAKLYILTGLALFSGAATQQVGLQTTTVTNSSFITGLYVVFVPLIAVFFLRRAPHWIIWPGALMAVAGIYLLSGGHLSALTSGDLLTVACAIFWAIQITLAGTTVSATGRPLALSATQFAVTATCALAIAAAFEPITQSAIWAAGPQILYVGIFSSGLAFVLQVIAQRYTTPSQAAIFLSSEALFGSSLAALLLDETMPATGYAGCALLFIAMLVVELVPGFARRRLPAV; via the coding sequence ATGACGCGCGCTCAGGCGAACCTCCTGCTATTGTTCGCAGCTGCCATCTGGGGTGGCGGCTTCGTTGCCCAGTCGACGGCGATGAAGGCGATCGGACCCTTCTGGTTCATCGCCCTGCGTTTTGCCGTCGCCACATTGGCCGTGCTGCCCTTCGTCCTTCTGGAAGCGCGCAAAGCCAAGGCGAAGACAAGCGCCCGCCATGCGAAACTCTATATCCTCACCGGCCTTGCCCTTTTCAGCGGCGCAGCCACACAGCAGGTCGGGCTGCAGACGACGACGGTGACGAATTCCAGCTTCATCACCGGTCTCTATGTGGTCTTCGTGCCGCTGATCGCCGTGTTCTTCCTGCGCCGTGCCCCGCATTGGATCATCTGGCCGGGCGCGCTGATGGCCGTCGCCGGCATCTATCTCCTCTCCGGCGGTCATCTCTCGGCCCTCACATCAGGCGATCTCCTGACAGTCGCCTGCGCCATCTTCTGGGCAATCCAGATCACCCTCGCCGGCACGACCGTTTCTGCGACCGGAAGGCCGCTCGCACTCTCGGCCACGCAATTCGCCGTCACCGCGACCTGCGCGCTCGCGATTGCCGCAGCCTTTGAACCGATCACCCAGTCGGCAATATGGGCCGCAGGACCTCAGATTCTCTATGTCGGCATATTCTCCTCGGGCCTGGCCTTCGTGCTGCAGGTGATCGCCCAGCGTTACACAACGCCCTCGCAGGCCGCGATCTTCCTCTCCTCCGAAGCGCTTTTCGGCTCGTCGCTTGCGGCCCTTCTGCTCGACGAGACGATGCCGGCGACGGGTTATGCAGGTTGCGCGCTCCTGTTTATCGCTATGCTTGTGGTCGAACTCGTGCCCGGATTTGCCCGGCGACGCTTGCCAGCCGTCTGA